A part of Caretta caretta isolate rCarCar2 chromosome 1, rCarCar1.hap1, whole genome shotgun sequence genomic DNA contains:
- the LOC125631256 gene encoding olfactory receptor 52P1-like gives MAAFNLTPSDSSIFILAGIPGLEAAHIWMSLPFFTFYIICLLGNFMVLFVVGKEQTLHKPMYLLICMLALTDIGMSTSVVPKALLIFWFNLKGITMDGCLTQLFFLHAIAVMHSAILVTMAFDRYIAICDPLRYATILTNSRIAKIGLVGLTRAVLFILPEPLFLRKLPFCASHIVPHTYCTHMTVAKMSCGDITVNRTYSSVTAFVVIGLDLTLIALSYGLIVRAILRISSKKAHLKALKTCTAHICVMVMSYTPSLFSTLTQRFGQDIAPHVHIILANFYFFIPPMLNPIIYGVKTKELRDKVGKYTCRM, from the coding sequence ATGGCAGCTTTCAACCTCACCCCTTCTGACTCTTCAATATTCATCCTAGCGGGCATCCCTGGCCTGGAAGCTGCTCACATCTGGATGTCCCTCCCTTTTTTTACCTTTTACATTATCTGCCTGTTGGGAAATTTCATGGTTCTATTTGTTGTAGGCAAAGAGCAGACCCTGCACAAGCCGATGTACCTGCTGATCTGCATGCTGGCGCTCACAGACATTGGCATGTCTACCTCTGTAGTGCCTAAAGCACTGCttatattttggttcaatttgaaaggAATTACAATGGATGGCTGCCTCACCCAGTTGTTCTTCCTTCACGCGATTGCTGTTATGCACTCAGCCATTCTTGTGACAATGGCTTTTGATCGCTACATTGCCATATGTGATCCTCTGAGATACGCCACCATCCTTACCAATTCACGAATAGCTAAGATAGGGCTTGTGGGTTTGACAAGAGCTGTTCTCTTCATCCTGCCTGAGCCCCTGTTCTTGAGGAAGCTGCCATTCTGTGCCAGCCATATTGTCCCCCACACGTACTGTACGCACATGACTGTGGCAAAGATGTCGTGTGGGGACATCACAGTCAACAGGACGTACAGCTCAGTGACAGCGTTTGTAGTCATCGGGTTAGACCTGACGCTTATTGCCTTATCCTACGGTCTGATTGTCAGGGCCATCCTCAGAATCTCCTCCAAGAAAGCCCACCTGAAAGCCCTCAAAACCTGCACAGCACACATCTGTGTGATGGTGATGTCTTAtactccctccctcttctccactCTGACACAGCGGTTTGGTCAGGACATTGCTCCCCATGTTCACATCATCTTGGCCAACTTCTATTTCTTCATCCCCCCCATGCTCAACCCTATCATTTACGGGGTCAAAACCAAAGAGCTTCGTGACAAAGTGGGCAAATACACCTGCAGAATGTGA